In Limnochordia bacterium, the following proteins share a genomic window:
- a CDS encoding transposase, whose translation MEARKAMFERIGWEVAERNDEAVAKTVANREPIDSVHNLDQAGLLDAFLAFLREIGFMDFLDKIAPSRRQRFIVPSALIILTYMVKTLLGIEHMYAMPTLLFTDPAMMRVMGFNARWIDEGLCRRSHEKRGEDKEPPKPFSAQMVANFIADLLVRESARFFNMAIRCLAKFGAFPSEVTLIIDGTDVETTAKCKGAGKVTRTKTMTTASGRTKSVEVEVFGFKAVVAYDLITEIPVAVIVTKIQRHDTCCTKRLIRQAEENLAPGGVRIAKVLVDRGFLDGSTMAWLDQRDIFFVVPARHDMQVYKAARVYAEQNRGYVQTRTRTVTQGHGKNRTKEVLKTEVIGIKDLHFWDSYNDPEDLKRMRRRGYRPKPINAVVVRIWDNKEYGPGGKVVYLTNQPVEKPLETFDNYDGRSLIENTLFREGKQAWALENIPQKNQRAAVAHIFITFAMVALTMAYRTWMKEEEDEESLYDVSTRMSRADSSDEPLGVRRWRRELKKAVADYVIVFQGAYYGIFHVMEFSVLAGYTLRLLPEELGTPEQIFARYGLDSPN comes from the coding sequence TTGGAAGCACGTAAGGCCATGTTTGAAAGAATCGGATGGGAGGTCGCCGAACGTAACGACGAGGCTGTTGCTAAGACGGTGGCAAATCGGGAGCCGATTGACTCTGTACACAACCTGGATCAAGCAGGGCTTCTGGATGCTTTTCTAGCCTTCTTGCGAGAGATTGGATTTATGGACTTTCTGGATAAGATAGCACCGAGTCGCAGACAACGATTCATAGTGCCATCAGCCTTGATAATACTTACGTATATGGTTAAGACATTGTTGGGGATCGAACATATGTATGCTATGCCAACCTTGCTGTTCACTGATCCGGCAATGATGAGAGTAATGGGGTTTAATGCTCGCTGGATAGATGAGGGTTTATGTCGTCGTTCCCATGAGAAAAGAGGAGAGGACAAGGAACCTCCCAAACCTTTTAGTGCTCAAATGGTGGCTAACTTCATAGCTGATTTGTTAGTTCGTGAGTCAGCGAGGTTCTTCAACATGGCAATACGCTGTTTGGCCAAGTTTGGGGCTTTTCCATCTGAAGTTACGTTAATCATTGACGGTACCGACGTAGAGACAACAGCAAAGTGCAAGGGGGCAGGCAAAGTTACGAGAACAAAGACCATGACCACCGCTTCCGGACGAACTAAGTCTGTCGAGGTCGAGGTATTTGGATTTAAAGCTGTCGTTGCCTACGATCTAATTACAGAGATTCCCGTTGCGGTGATCGTCACGAAAATTCAGCGCCATGATACCTGTTGCACCAAACGGTTGATTCGACAAGCAGAGGAGAATCTTGCTCCAGGTGGTGTCCGTATTGCCAAGGTGCTCGTTGACAGAGGATTTCTGGACGGTTCAACTATGGCTTGGCTCGATCAGCGGGATATCTTCTTTGTGGTACCGGCTAGGCATGATATGCAGGTCTACAAAGCAGCTCGCGTTTATGCCGAACAGAATAGAGGTTACGTCCAAACACGTACCCGGACCGTTACACAAGGACATGGTAAGAATCGTACGAAGGAAGTCCTTAAAACCGAAGTGATTGGGATTAAGGACCTTCATTTCTGGGATTCCTATAACGATCCCGAAGACCTTAAGCGAATGCGCCGTCGCGGATATCGTCCCAAGCCAATTAATGCCGTGGTAGTGCGCATCTGGGATAACAAGGAATACGGCCCCGGTGGCAAGGTGGTTTACCTTACTAATCAACCTGTGGAAAAGCCGCTCGAAACCTTTGATAACTACGATGGCCGCTCACTCATTGAAAACACTCTATTTCGAGAAGGTAAACAAGCCTGGGCTTTGGAAAACATACCCCAGAAAAACCAACGGGCAGCGGTGGCTCACATTTTTATCACCTTTGCCATGGTTGCACTTACTATGGCATACCGCACATGGATGAAGGAAGAAGAGGATGAAGAATCACTCTACGACGTTTCCACCCGAATGAGTCGTGCAGACAGCTCAGATGAACCCCTTGGTGTAAGACGATGGCGGCGCGAATTAAAAAAGGCCGTAGCAGATTACGTTATTGTATTTCAAGGGGCATACTATGGGATTTTCCATGTAATGGAGTTCTCTGTCTTAGCCGGCTATACGTTAAGACTTTTACCTGAAGAACTTGGTACACCGGAACAAATATTCGCTCGCTATGGACTTGATTCACCAAACTAG
- the groES gene encoding co-chaperone GroES produces the protein MSFNLKPLADRVVVQPLEAEEKTKSGIVIPDTAKEKPQEAKVVAVGPGAYDEEGNRKPMSVNVGDVVIFGKYAGTEVKVDGEKYLILRESDLLAVIS, from the coding sequence ATGAGCTTTAACCTTAAACCCCTTGCTGACCGCGTCGTCGTTCAACCCCTAGAGGCGGAGGAGAAGACTAAAAGCGGTATTGTTATTCCCGATACAGCTAAGGAGAAACCCCAGGAGGCCAAGGTTGTAGCAGTTGGACCTGGTGCCTACGATGAAGAAGGTAACCGCAAGCCCATGAGTGTTAACGTGGGTGATGTAGTTATTTTCGGTAAGTATGCTGGCACAGAAGTAAAGGTTGATGGAGAGAAATACTTAATCCTGCGGGAGTCCGACCTGTTGGCGGTAATCTCGTAA
- a CDS encoding rhodanese-like domain-containing protein, which translates to MALFAGAEAKVNDLNTEATKTLIEESFGQMIILDVRELDEYESGHMPGAVLIPLGELENRLGELDRQKEILVVCRSGVRSREGAEILAQAGFPKVYNYTGGMAAWDGPVAVSTHRAKVTQAKTYIEFILDASFSMYELLDDGRTRMDVAKEVLREVITGLVDRPDLEIGLRVYGSSIRGLSPCVDSALLQPFGRVDEVRSSILAIVEAVKPSGKTPIGYSLEQAALDFPKGNGQNVIVLVTDGEESCGADPCAISRKLQAEGIIVEPYVVGFALTPSAEKKVKCIGKYFSANDEVTLSKALNSIMAEVVSPPQLEVQAWGASVNLTGKTVFEIVDAAGKAVTYQAQRSEETMILSLNEGVYRVKATYQVDGYDLVAIQPGVRLQKGETTKVRLDFGALQGHVQLRARAGKQDVSDGVTIKVHRASLPTSVVWKGVPPTAVLGVGLYEFTVTLKEYPSLVKKVSSFIYPDQQTTLEIDFGEILGKIVIKAKAGDKAIPSSMLTAKLYSGGDIVKEFTAHPQGLEASVQPGFYNVLCTYLGEPVQTKTAEGVEVQALRTQELEFIFAVPGRLVVSVTDNGRPISDVKVQLWQENKLIKFLDQMAGQPGVFMVDLWEGNYDLVVTPSMGGFGEIHIGNLQIQNSKTLEKSVPLASGKLRIKLISEGKLYSLAQTKVGVYRHVSGHTTPVDYIDDLREMEKGVFEGNLKEGTYDIKITGLGQGFNDIVVTKLVLPAGQTLERTVDVDGRGTLRFKVLSDGKPYTNPGMRLMLYEHDPDVSDYQFYYNEEYVGDAEQVSKGIYEQKLREGTYDLLMLSIGEGFSDVVRRRIVIRSGEVTEENVNIGGKGKLRVNVTQGGIPIEEYECRLMLYEHDPEEYDPEYQEYICELEMLSSGIFEQTLREGTYDLLIIDEFDSTWFRKLTIEAGQTLQRMISLAALGKIRFRVSLNGMPCDDEQARLMLYRHDPDLYKHQQDYVTDAEMIRNGLFEAEVKEGTYDLQVYLYEEYCDYWMREVVVSADSIRTIDVTVEVN; encoded by the coding sequence ATGGCTCTATTTGCAGGGGCTGAGGCAAAGGTAAACGATCTCAATACCGAGGCGACGAAGACTCTGATTGAGGAGTCCTTTGGGCAGATGATCATTCTTGATGTACGGGAACTTGATGAATATGAGAGCGGGCATATGCCTGGCGCAGTCTTGATTCCACTGGGTGAACTTGAGAATAGATTAGGTGAGTTGGATCGTCAAAAAGAAATACTAGTGGTGTGCCGTAGCGGAGTGAGGAGCAGGGAAGGAGCCGAAATACTTGCGCAGGCGGGATTTCCAAAGGTATACAACTACACCGGTGGTATGGCCGCTTGGGACGGTCCTGTGGCAGTGAGCACCCATCGTGCAAAGGTGACACAGGCAAAAACCTACATAGAGTTTATCTTGGATGCATCTTTTAGTATGTATGAACTTCTAGACGATGGTAGGACCCGCATGGACGTGGCTAAGGAAGTCCTGCGCGAAGTGATTACAGGCTTGGTGGACCGACCCGATCTGGAAATCGGTCTGCGGGTCTATGGCTCTAGCATACGGGGTTTGAGCCCCTGCGTTGATTCAGCACTATTGCAGCCCTTTGGAAGGGTCGATGAAGTACGCTCATCAATACTAGCGATCGTTGAAGCCGTGAAACCATCGGGGAAGACCCCCATTGGTTATTCATTGGAACAGGCAGCATTGGATTTTCCCAAGGGAAATGGGCAAAACGTGATCGTGTTGGTTACCGATGGGGAGGAAAGTTGTGGTGCAGATCCTTGTGCTATATCCCGAAAACTGCAGGCGGAAGGGATCATTGTTGAGCCATATGTGGTGGGATTCGCTCTTACACCATCGGCTGAAAAGAAAGTGAAATGTATAGGAAAGTACTTTTCTGCCAATGATGAGGTGACTTTGAGTAAGGCCCTTAACTCCATTATGGCCGAGGTTGTATCTCCCCCGCAGTTAGAGGTGCAAGCCTGGGGTGCCAGTGTCAATCTAACAGGAAAGACTGTCTTTGAGATTGTCGACGCAGCAGGCAAGGCTGTTACCTATCAGGCACAGCGCTCCGAGGAGACAATGATTCTCTCGCTTAATGAAGGGGTCTATAGGGTCAAGGCTACCTACCAGGTGGATGGATATGATCTTGTTGCTATTCAACCGGGAGTAAGGCTTCAAAAGGGAGAGACTACAAAAGTCCGCTTGGATTTCGGAGCGTTACAGGGCCATGTGCAACTTAGGGCAAGGGCCGGGAAGCAAGATGTGAGTGATGGTGTTACTATCAAGGTTCATCGGGCCAGTTTGCCGACTAGTGTAGTATGGAAGGGAGTGCCTCCCACCGCAGTGTTAGGCGTTGGCCTGTACGAGTTTACGGTTACTCTGAAGGAGTACCCATCACTAGTGAAGAAGGTCAGCTCCTTTATCTACCCAGACCAGCAGACCACCCTTGAAATTGACTTTGGTGAGATACTGGGTAAGATCGTCATCAAGGCAAAAGCTGGCGATAAAGCGATCCCTTCTTCGATGTTAACGGCGAAGCTTTACTCTGGTGGGGATATTGTAAAGGAGTTTACCGCACACCCACAGGGCTTGGAAGCCTCCGTACAACCAGGGTTCTATAACGTTCTTTGTACTTACCTTGGGGAACCGGTCCAGACGAAAACCGCCGAAGGTGTCGAGGTGCAAGCGCTGAGGACACAGGAACTGGAGTTCATCTTTGCGGTTCCGGGTAGGCTTGTGGTTAGTGTGACAGACAATGGACGGCCAATTAGTGACGTCAAGGTCCAATTGTGGCAGGAAAATAAGCTAATCAAGTTCCTTGATCAAATGGCGGGTCAGCCGGGAGTATTTATGGTTGACCTTTGGGAGGGAAACTACGATCTAGTTGTTACCCCGTCCATGGGTGGCTTTGGTGAAATCCACATCGGGAACTTGCAGATCCAGAATAGTAAGACCCTGGAAAAGAGTGTCCCGCTAGCTTCAGGTAAACTAAGGATCAAGTTGATCTCTGAGGGTAAGTTGTACTCGTTGGCGCAGACCAAGGTTGGGGTATACAGACATGTTAGTGGTCACACCACACCGGTAGATTATATAGATGACCTGAGAGAAATGGAAAAGGGTGTATTTGAAGGTAACCTCAAGGAAGGTACCTATGATATTAAGATTACCGGTCTTGGTCAAGGCTTTAATGACATAGTCGTAACGAAGCTAGTACTACCGGCAGGTCAGACCCTAGAACGTACTGTCGATGTGGATGGGAGGGGAACCCTTCGCTTTAAGGTACTGTCCGATGGAAAACCATACACGAATCCAGGTATGCGATTGATGCTCTATGAGCATGACCCTGACGTATCAGACTATCAATTTTACTACAATGAGGAGTATGTAGGTGATGCAGAGCAGGTATCGAAGGGCATCTATGAGCAGAAGCTTAGGGAAGGGACCTACGATCTTCTAATGCTTTCCATCGGCGAGGGTTTCTCGGATGTTGTAAGACGACGGATTGTTATCAGAAGTGGCGAGGTGACTGAAGAAAATGTCAACATTGGTGGTAAAGGTAAGCTTCGCGTAAACGTAACGCAGGGTGGAATTCCCATAGAAGAGTATGAGTGTCGTCTGATGCTCTATGAACATGATCCCGAGGAATATGACCCAGAATACCAGGAGTATATTTGTGAATTAGAAATGCTTTCCTCAGGTATCTTTGAACAGACTCTTAGAGAGGGTACCTATGATTTGCTGATTATCGATGAATTTGACAGCACTTGGTTTAGGAAACTGACTATTGAGGCGGGGCAGACACTGCAAAGGATGATTTCGCTAGCAGCCCTAGGCAAGATCCGGTTTCGGGTGTCCTTGAACGGAATGCCCTGTGACGATGAACAGGCGCGGTTAATGCTCTATCGTCATGATCCTGATTTATATAAGCATCAGCAAGACTATGTTACTGATGCTGAAATGATCAGGAATGGACTATTTGAGGCAGAGGTCAAGGAAGGAACCTATGATCTTCAGGTTTATCTCTATGAGGAATACTGTGACTATTGGATGCGGGAAGTGGTGGTGAGTGCCGATAGTATCAGGACAATTGATGTTACAGTTGAGGTGAACTAG
- a CDS encoding MATE family efflux transporter, whose product MFKDSLGVLQARLNHEDRVLAKDIIRLAGPVVLSNLAGVLLGFTDTFFMGRVSTSALGAVGLASTVYFALFLIPRGIVSAVMPFTARRFGEGDLRGAGCVLWNSLFLVALLLPIGLLLPSVFRLFFRIMEPGAELVQLSLTYCNIRLIEFPAALLTTAIMSFMMGLGDSKTPMFISWSVVLVNVFANYILVFGKAGLRPMGIAGAAWGTVIAQTIGFCLFIAVVLVKYRRKCHVGKRSFPSVKSLGDMIKVGLPIGLADSIEVMAFGVFFALIARLGTNELAGSQIANQLAGLSFMPGFAFGAATGSMVGRWMGAGDLDAAKRSGYIGAALAMATMGISAIVFLVFPRQLVSIFTPDVGVIRVGEQLLRLMALYQIFDALNIVFRSALNSAGDSVFTGVSIVLASSILFIPGAYIGAFTLGFGLLGAWAGAIMYLVTLGVAFTLRFRNERWVSIQL is encoded by the coding sequence ATGTTTAAGGATAGTCTGGGCGTCCTGCAAGCTAGGCTAAACCATGAGGATCGGGTATTGGCCAAAGACATTATTAGGCTTGCAGGACCAGTTGTCTTATCTAATCTGGCGGGAGTCTTGCTTGGTTTTACCGACACGTTTTTCATGGGTCGGGTAAGTACCTCAGCCCTAGGAGCTGTAGGTTTGGCAAGTACGGTGTACTTCGCTCTTTTCCTCATTCCCCGGGGTATTGTGTCTGCGGTCATGCCCTTTACCGCCCGACGGTTTGGCGAGGGAGATCTTAGGGGCGCCGGGTGCGTTCTGTGGAATTCGTTGTTCTTGGTGGCATTACTGTTACCCATAGGGCTTTTATTGCCATCGGTGTTTCGCTTATTCTTCCGCATAATGGAGCCGGGTGCCGAACTTGTGCAACTGTCGCTAACGTACTGTAATATCCGTTTAATCGAGTTCCCCGCCGCCTTGCTGACCACCGCAATTATGAGTTTTATGATGGGGCTTGGGGACTCCAAAACCCCTATGTTCATCTCGTGGTCTGTGGTATTGGTCAATGTTTTTGCCAATTACATCCTGGTGTTTGGCAAGGCGGGCTTGCGGCCTATGGGAATTGCCGGGGCTGCTTGGGGCACCGTAATTGCCCAGACGATTGGGTTTTGCCTGTTCATTGCGGTGGTGCTAGTGAAATACAGGCGAAAATGTCACGTGGGTAAGCGTTCCTTCCCATCTGTGAAAAGTCTTGGGGATATGATCAAGGTGGGTCTGCCGATTGGTCTTGCTGATTCCATTGAGGTGATGGCTTTCGGCGTATTTTTTGCCCTGATCGCCAGACTCGGTACCAATGAGCTGGCGGGTAGTCAGATCGCCAATCAGTTGGCCGGGCTATCATTCATGCCCGGATTTGCCTTTGGGGCAGCTACCGGTTCAATGGTTGGACGTTGGATGGGGGCAGGGGATCTTGATGCTGCCAAACGAAGTGGCTATATTGGTGCAGCCTTGGCTATGGCTACCATGGGTATTTCTGCAATTGTCTTCTTGGTATTCCCAAGGCAACTTGTATCAATTTTTACGCCTGATGTCGGCGTTATCCGGGTTGGGGAGCAGTTGCTAAGACTAATGGCTCTATATCAGATCTTTGATGCCTTGAATATCGTGTTTAGATCTGCTTTAAACAGTGCAGGTGATAGCGTATTCACCGGTGTTTCAATCGTTCTAGCTTCTTCCATATTGTTTATCCCTGGTGCCTATATCGGTGCCTTTACCCTAGGCTTTGGCCTTTTGGGTGCTTGGGCTGGAGCTATCATGTACCTAGTGACCCTTGGGGTGGCATTTACCTTGCGCTTCCGTAATGAACGTTGGGTTAGTATCCAGTTGTAA
- a CDS encoding glycoside hydrolase family 2 protein — MRVDLSGKWQMYQERNKDQIDVEVPGDTHSALLAAGRIPDPYYGTNELDLQWIGRHDCVFTREFEVEQGLLECESVVLNCERLDTLTEIYINDQLVGETDNMFRRYRFEVRDYLFKGRNTIKIIFRSAELSAIARSKEMPYPIPMNQNPVQSPHINLVRKVACHGGWDWGCCLMVAGIYDDIYLHGTSSGRINYVYTEQTHFDDYCLVDVYVEVDSLEAHATSFVVKLAGQQITQQVSLEPGFNRLRVQLRVDQPQLWWPRGYGEQHLYDLTVCVFDEVVQKRLGLRKLEIINEEDDIGLSFKIRVNDVDIFAKGANWIPADALPARQTEERLDDLLTSAVKANMNIIRVWGGGQYEKDVFYQLCDEKGLLVWQDFMFACALYPATPDFLDNVRQEVLHQVKRLRDYACIALWCGNNECLGGLNWFEPSRKNRDRYLVDYDRLYEGTIGKAVQEADPTRLYWPSSPCGGPGDYSDCWHDDSRGDMHYWRVWHESASFDAYYQVVPRFCSEFGYQSFPSLSTIRSYASEDQLNATSPVLEHHQRNRGGNSRIIEMQTRYFRMPEGFAGFVYLSQVQQALAIKTAVEYWRHLRPTCMGTIYWQLNDNWPVCSWSSLEYSGKWKLLHYMARRFYAPLMISSFEKEEGQLEIWAVNDRTTSQQAELVVQIMDFEGNVKQEEAVSFEIAAGSAKRVRTYSIAEIAPKRHEVFAVLTMHANGEVFYNEHFFTEYKRCSLAQPKIDMRVKEIAGRFEVRLSTDRPAFYVSLDPGNIPGEFDDNCFTLLPGCDRRLVFTPKQKTSLPDFERALTLYELRGTY, encoded by the coding sequence ATGAGAGTTGATTTATCAGGGAAATGGCAGATGTATCAAGAAAGGAATAAGGATCAGATTGATGTGGAAGTACCGGGAGATACTCACAGTGCACTGCTCGCCGCTGGCCGGATCCCGGATCCCTACTATGGTACTAACGAATTGGATCTGCAGTGGATCGGTCGACATGATTGTGTCTTTACCCGGGAATTTGAAGTGGAACAGGGGCTTTTGGAGTGCGAATCCGTTGTACTTAATTGTGAACGGCTGGATACGCTTACGGAGATCTATATTAATGATCAATTGGTGGGCGAGACAGATAACATGTTCCGTCGCTATCGTTTTGAGGTGCGCGACTACTTATTTAAAGGTAGAAATACCATCAAAATCATCTTCCGGTCCGCGGAGCTTAGCGCGATTGCTAGAAGTAAGGAGATGCCCTATCCCATTCCAATGAACCAAAATCCCGTTCAGTCCCCGCACATTAACTTAGTACGTAAGGTGGCATGTCATGGTGGGTGGGACTGGGGCTGTTGCCTTATGGTCGCCGGAATATATGACGATATTTACCTACATGGTACATCCAGCGGCCGGATCAACTATGTGTACACAGAGCAGACCCACTTTGATGATTACTGCTTGGTTGATGTATATGTAGAAGTTGACTCGCTAGAAGCCCATGCCACTAGTTTCGTAGTGAAATTGGCTGGCCAGCAAATTACCCAACAGGTTAGCCTGGAGCCCGGTTTTAACCGGCTTAGAGTTCAGCTTAGGGTGGATCAACCACAGCTATGGTGGCCCAGGGGATATGGGGAGCAACACCTTTATGATTTGACTGTTTGTGTCTTTGATGAAGTGGTGCAAAAACGTCTAGGCTTGCGTAAACTAGAGATTATCAACGAAGAGGATGACATCGGCCTTTCTTTTAAAATACGGGTGAACGACGTAGATATTTTTGCCAAGGGGGCCAATTGGATCCCTGCCGATGCACTTCCGGCCCGGCAGACGGAAGAACGATTGGACGATCTGTTAACCAGTGCGGTTAAGGCCAACATGAACATCATCCGGGTTTGGGGTGGCGGCCAGTACGAAAAAGATGTGTTCTATCAGCTATGTGATGAGAAGGGCTTGTTGGTATGGCAGGATTTCATGTTCGCTTGTGCCCTGTATCCGGCAACGCCGGACTTTCTGGATAATGTTCGCCAAGAGGTTCTTCATCAAGTAAAGCGGCTGCGGGATTATGCCTGCATTGCCCTGTGGTGTGGTAACAATGAATGCCTCGGAGGACTAAACTGGTTTGAGCCTTCCCGGAAAAACAGGGATCGCTATCTAGTTGATTACGATCGACTGTATGAGGGCACCATTGGCAAAGCGGTCCAAGAGGCGGATCCCACTCGGCTGTATTGGCCAAGTTCTCCCTGCGGTGGACCTGGGGATTATTCCGACTGCTGGCACGATGATTCCAGAGGAGACATGCACTATTGGCGGGTATGGCATGAGAGTGCATCCTTCGATGCATATTACCAGGTGGTCCCGCGTTTCTGCTCGGAATTTGGTTACCAGTCCTTTCCGTCCCTTTCGACGATCCGTTCCTATGCCTCCGAGGATCAACTGAATGCCACCTCACCAGTTCTGGAGCATCATCAGCGGAACCGAGGGGGCAACTCCCGGATCATTGAAATGCAGACCCGTTATTTCCGCATGCCCGAAGGGTTCGCCGGGTTTGTATACCTTAGTCAAGTACAGCAGGCCTTGGCAATTAAGACCGCCGTTGAATACTGGAGACATTTGCGGCCAACCTGCATGGGTACCATCTATTGGCAGCTAAATGACAACTGGCCGGTGTGCTCATGGTCCTCTCTGGAGTATTCCGGTAAATGGAAGCTCCTACATTATATGGCTAGACGGTTCTATGCCCCCCTGATGATCTCTTCCTTTGAAAAGGAAGAGGGGCAGCTTGAGATCTGGGCGGTGAATGATCGGACTACTTCTCAGCAGGCGGAGCTAGTGGTGCAAATCATGGATTTTGAGGGAAACGTCAAGCAGGAAGAGGCTGTTTCCTTTGAGATCGCGGCGGGTAGTGCTAAACGGGTACGTACCTACAGTATTGCTGAGATTGCACCAAAACGTCATGAGGTGTTCGCCGTACTAACGATGCATGCCAACGGAGAGGTTTTCTACAATGAACACTTCTTTACCGAGTATAAACGCTGTAGTCTGGCCCAGCCCAAGATCGATATGCGGGTTAAGGAGATCGCAGGTAGGTTTGAAGTCCGGCTGTCCACGGATCGACCAGCTTTCTATGTAAGCTTAGATCCAGGGAATATACCCGGCGAGTTTGACGATAATTGCTTCACTTTGCTACCTGGCTGTGACCGAAGATTAGTTTTTACACCGAAGCAGAAGACTAGTCTTCCGGATTTCGAAAGGGCCCTGACGCTCTATGAGCTTAGGGGGACCTATTAG
- a CDS encoding 2-phosphosulfolactate phosphatase encodes MRVDVTLIPSEVEYCSQVSTAVVIDVLRASTTINTALYNGAALVATFATVEQARCWRNMGDGRLLGGERKALPIDGFELGNSPLEYTPDVVRQQQIGLTTTNGTFAVERALERADTVLIGSLLNVEAIVEYCRGGDDLLFVCAGTQGRFSLEDAFCAGVIMARLGMVNPTDSARVAQGIYGQYKFTDPVEFLRNTTHGARLEKLGFSRDIEHCAKVDSFPVIPRWNKVHRAFVVSNR; translated from the coding sequence ATGCGGGTGGATGTGACACTGATACCCAGTGAAGTGGAGTACTGTTCCCAGGTATCCACGGCGGTGGTGATTGATGTTTTGCGGGCTAGCACCACGATCAATACTGCCCTTTACAATGGTGCTGCTCTTGTGGCTACTTTTGCCACGGTGGAGCAGGCTAGGTGCTGGCGCAACATGGGTGATGGACGCCTGCTAGGCGGGGAGCGGAAGGCGCTACCCATTGATGGTTTTGAATTGGGTAATTCACCCTTGGAGTATACCCCGGATGTTGTCAGACAGCAGCAGATCGGGTTGACGACCACCAATGGTACCTTCGCCGTGGAAAGGGCTTTGGAACGGGCAGATACTGTATTAATTGGTAGTTTGCTAAATGTGGAGGCGATTGTGGAGTATTGCAGGGGTGGGGATGATCTTCTGTTCGTCTGTGCAGGTACCCAGGGAAGGTTCTCATTAGAAGATGCCTTTTGTGCCGGGGTGATCATGGCCCGATTGGGGATGGTGAATCCTACCGATAGTGCCCGGGTAGCCCAAGGAATTTATGGGCAATATAAATTTACTGATCCGGTGGAGTTTCTACGTAATACTACCCACGGGGCACGACTGGAGAAACTCGGTTTTAGCCGGGATATCGAACACTGTGCTAAAGTAGATAGTTTTCCGGTGATTCCTCGATGGAATAAGGTCCACCGGGCCTTTGTAGTATCCAATAGGTAA
- a CDS encoding NifU family protein, producing the protein MKEKVKELLDQIRPSLQADGGDVELVEVEDDGTVKVRLKGACAGCPMSQMTLQHGIERVLKEQIPEVKKVIGV; encoded by the coding sequence TTGAAAGAAAAGGTTAAGGAGCTTCTTGATCAGATCCGTCCTTCGCTGCAAGCCGATGGCGGCGATGTCGAATTAGTTGAGGTTGAAGATGATGGAACAGTAAAGGTGCGACTAAAAGGCGCCTGTGCTGGTTGTCCAATGTCCCAAATGACTCTGCAGCACGGAATAGAGCGTGTACTTAAAGAGCAAATCCCTGAGGTGAAGAAGGTCATTGGTGTTTGA